Proteins encoded together in one Telopea speciosissima isolate NSW1024214 ecotype Mountain lineage chromosome 4, Tspe_v1, whole genome shotgun sequence window:
- the LOC122660347 gene encoding splicing factor U2af small subunit B-like: MAEHLASIFGTEKDRVNCPFYFKIGACRHGDRCSRIHNRPTISPTLLLANMYQRPDMITPGVDPQGQPIDPRKIQEHFEDFYEDIFEELNKFGEIESLNICDNLADHMVGNVYVQFKEEDQAAAALGALQGRFYSGRPIIVDFSPVTDFREATCRQFEENSCNRGGYCNFMHVKQISRDLRRKLFGRYRQSRGSRSRSRSPSPYSRKESDRREDYRDRYYRNGRQSADRYGRYDSDGGRRRHGSQRRTTSPVREGSEERRARIEQWNREREENQR; encoded by the coding sequence ATGGCGGAGCATTTAGCTTCTATCTTCGGCACAGAAAAGGACAGAGTGAATTGCCCCTTTTATTTCAAGATTGGTGCATGCCGCCATGGTGATAGATGCTCTCGTATTCACAACCGGCCCACCATTTCCCCAACTCTCCTTCTAGCAAACATGTACCAACGGCCTGACATGATCACCCCTGGTGTTGATCCCCAAGGACAGCCCATCGACCCTCGGAAGATCCAGGAACACTTTGAAGACTTCTATGAGGACATCTTTGAGGAGCTCAACAAATTCGGTGAGATAGAGAGTTTGAACATCTGTGACAACCTTGCGGATCACATGGTTGGTAACGTATACGTCCAGTTCAAGGAGGAAGACCAAGCAGCTGCAGCTTTGGGGGCACTGCAGGGGCGCTTCTATTCTGGTCGCCCAATCATTGTTGATTTCTCTCCGGTGACTGATTTCCGTGAAGCAACTTGCCGGCAGTTTGAGGAGAACAGCTGCAATAGAGGGGGATACTGTAATTTCATGCATGTGAAGCAGATTTCAAGGGATTTGAGGAGGAAGCTCTTTGGAAGGTATCGTCAGTCAAGGGGGAGCCGGAGTCGAAGCCGAAGTCCAAGTCCATACTCCCGTAAGGAATCAGATAGGCGTGAAGACTACCGTGATCGGTACTACAGGAATGGTCGCCAGAGTGCGGACAGGTATGGAAGATACGACAGTGATGGGGGAAGGCGACGGCATGGGAGTCAGAGGCGAACCACAAGCCCGGTTAGGGAAGGGAGTGAGGAACGGAGAGCAAGGATCGAACAATGGAATAGGGAGAGGGAAGAGAATCAGCGGTAA